One Felis catus isolate Fca126 chromosome D3, F.catus_Fca126_mat1.0, whole genome shotgun sequence DNA segment encodes these proteins:
- the GAREM1 gene encoding GRB2-associated and regulator of MAPK protein 1 isoform X4 — MEEITFNVKVASGECNEDTEVYNITLCTGDELTLMGQAEILYAKTFKEKSRLNTIFKKIGKLNSISKLGKGKMPCLICMNHRTNESISLPFQCKGRFSTRSPLELQMQEGEHTIRNIVEKTRLPVNVTVPSPPPRNPYDLHFIREGHRYKFVNIQTKTVVVCCVLRNNKILPMHFPLHLTVPKFSLPEHLVKGEVWPETLVHHWLGICQEQFDIDEYSRAVRDVKTDWNEDCKSPKKGRCSGHNHVPNSLSYARDELTQSFHRLSVCVYGNNLHGNSEVNLHGCRDLGGEWAPFPHDILPYQDLGDSGSDYLFPEASEESAGIAGKSELPYEELWLEDGKPSQQPLTRSLSEESRCDQPRGSVRSKCAASPLPAPGALGAAVKSSEIALPPPPVPPKSEAVREECRLLNAPPVPPRSAKPLSTSPSVPPRAAKPARQQTRSPSPTLSYYSSGLHDISVPKSDTGPSESAPVSCYPCNRAKADSVDPKSPTGSPSAETLSSRLSWPNHYSGASESQSRGDFLPGPSRSYSYPRQKTPGTPKRNCPAPFDFDGHELSASPPGSVTSEFSGGVSACPKSASYSVESTDAKTLAADTSKQSISCPALPPRAPKPVEEKAASDTSPLPLKIDGAEEDPKSGSPDLSEDQYFVKKGMQDIFSVSYPFSSPLHLQLAPRSCGDGSPWQPPADLSGLSIEEVSKSLRFIGLSEDVISFFVSEKIDGNLLVQLTEEILSEDFKLSKLQVKKIMQFINGWRPKI, encoded by the exons GTTGCCTCGGGTGAGTGCAACGAGGACACCGAAGTTTACAACATCACCCTCTGTACTGGGGATGAACTCACTCTAATGGGGCAGGCAGAAATCTTGTATGCAAAGACTTTCAAAGAAAAGTCACGACTCAACACAATCTTCAAAAAGATTGGGAAACTCAATTCCATCAGTAAGCTGGGCAAAGGCAAGATGCCCTGCCTCATTTGCATGAATCACCGGACCAATGAAAGCATTAGCCTTCCATTCCAGTGCAAGGGCAGATTTAGCACCCGGAGTCCCCTGGAGCTTCAAATGCAGGAGGGCGAACACACCATCCGCAACATTGTGGAGAAAACCAGGCTCCCCGTGAATGTGACTgtgcccagccctccccccaggAACCCCTACGACCTCCACTTCATCCGTGAGGGGCATCGCTACAAGTTTGTGAACATCCAGACCAAGACAGTGGTGGTTTGCTGTGTGCTGCGGAACAACAAGATCCTCCCCATGCACTTCCCTTTGCACTTGACCGTCCCCAAGTTTAGCCTCCCAGAACACTTGGTGAAGGGAGAAGTGTGGCCCGAAACCCTGGTCCATCACTGGCTGGGTATCTGCCAGGAACAGTTCGACATCGATGAGTATTCCCGGGCTGTCCGAGACGTGAAAACTGACTGGAATGAGGACTGCAAGAGCCCCAAGAAGGGCCGGTGCTCTGGCCACAACCACGTGCCCAATTCGCTTAGCTACGCTCGCGATGAGCTCACCCAGTCCTTCCACCGGCTCTCCGTCTGTGTGTATGGCAACAATCTCCATGGCAACAGCGAGGTGAACCTTCATGGCTGCAGGGACCTGGGGGGAGAGTGGGCCCCCTTTCCTCATGACATCCTGCCCTACCAGGACCTGGGTGACAGTGGGAGCGACTACCTTTTCCCGGAAGCCAGTGAGGAGTCAGCGGGCATCGCAGGCAAGTCAGAACTCCCGTACGAAGAGCTCTGGCTGGAGGACGGCAAGCCCAGCCAGCAGCCCCTCACTCGTTCCCTGAGCGAGGAGAGCAGATGCGATCAGCCCAGAGGTTCTGTCCGGTCCAAGTGCGCAGcctctcctcttcctgcccccgGAGCTCTGGGAGCGGCAGTGAAGTCTTCAGAGATCGCCCTACCTCCGCCTCCAGTGCCTCCCAAATCTGAAGCC GTCAGGGAAGAGTGCCGGCTCCTGAACGCCCCTCCTGTTCCACCCCGAAGCGCAAAGCCTTTGTCCACAAGCCCCTCCGTCCCTCCTCGTGCAGCCAAGCCAGCGCGGCAGCAGACTCGCTCTCCCAGCCCCACCTTGTCCTACTATTCTTCAGGGCTGCACGACAT CAGCGTTCCTAAAAGTGACACCGGGCCTTCTGAGAGTGCTCCCGTGTCCTGCTATCCCTGTAACCGAGCGAAAGCCGATTCCGTGGACCCCAAGTCCCCGACGGGCAGTCCTTCTGCTGAAACCCTCTCCTCCAGGCTCTCGTGGCCCAACCACTATTCGGGAGCGTCGGAGAGCCAGAGCAGGGGGGACTTCCTGCCGGGGCCAAGCAGGAGTTACAGTTACCCCAGACAGAAGACGCCAGGCACACCAAAGAGAAACTGCCCAGCACCCTTTGATTTTGACGGCCATGAGCTCTCGGCCAGCCCCCCCGGCTCGGTCACTTCAGAATTCAGTGGCGGCGTCTCTGCCTGTCCCAAGTCAGCCAGCTACTCTGTGGAGAGCACAGATGCGAAAACGCTGGCCGCGGACACAAGCAAGCAGAGTATCTCGTGCCCTGCCTTACCCCCCAGGGCCCCAAAACCGGTGGAAGAGAAAGCCGCCTCGGACACTTCTCCTTTGCCTCTGAAAATTGATGGTGCTGAGGAAGACCCCAAGTCCGGGTCACCGGACCTCTCCGAGGACCAGTACTTTGTTAAAAAGGGCATGCAGGACATCTTCTCCGTCTCCTACCCTTTCTCGTCTCCGCTTCACCTCCAGCTGGCCCCCAGGTCCTGTGGCGATGGCTCCCCGTGGCAGCCACCCGCTGACCTGTCGGGACTCTCTATAGAGGAAGTGTCCAAGTCGTTACGGTTTATCGGTTTGTCTGAAGATGTCATATCGTTCTTTGTTAGCGAAAAGATCGACGGGAATTTGCTCGTTCAGCTAACAGAAGAAATCCTCTCGGAGGATTTCAAATTGAGCAAACTGCAGGTGAAGAAAATAATGCAATTCATTAATGGCTGGAGGCCCAAAATATAG